The Montipora capricornis isolate CH-2021 chromosome 3, ASM3666992v2, whole genome shotgun sequence genome window below encodes:
- the LOC138039722 gene encoding uncharacterized protein, producing MPFGMINSAATLKRAMKKLLEDLANVDFYWDDILVHTESSMMCQQYHCECCSDELPWESCECTECCHEDDEGDTILQNTLKTSLKQPTEVSCFKKAKSDPVVPESIQLQKRCSENKTLQSDTTDLCSQTKPESGEEKPLSKVSSNAAYSGLNPTLSTPSPKENEKGRNDGDDTPLYSHTTTTLRVQNICCPMETKIIKELLQSLKGVTSIAVNVIGRVVYVRHDPKLTSPSELVSTLNQKHLGASIMESGSNQSDSKVKGIPPLLLSFFVYLFTQTILVTIAVIAFCVKSPWYQWLAIAEIIFGIVPVLKKTFVSFKNLTVDINILMLIAIAGTLAIGQWLEGAAVVYVFSLAEALQDFCMHKVQRTISGLMVRAPHLAILASSGESVPVEAVTIGATIAVRPGELIPLDGKVVKGQAAVDESSVSGESVPVEKTVGSNVFSGTVNQNGYLEVETTSDSTSSTVTKIAQLIQEAQTGSARTELAINRFAKYYTPAVVISAALVVVIPSILGAAGVGTYAQELKEWGRRALALLVIACPCGLVMSTPIAVVCGITAAARKGALIKRGASLETLAELEVLAFDKTGTLTEGKFQIVGIECSADVHERSVLRLAAALESKSSHPLAAAIVNEFTGCVTEMITLQIFSLPEVSRFELHEGQGISGVVENHQVHIGNYEFLHQFCGQTLNKYMEDLYLTWTNESKTVIFVCVDDKLAMMIALADMVRPNSLATLDWLSNLRIRTAMVTGDNWRTAMSVKSKLGLDECVAEMKPQDKLSWVTQRQAGMKDSDDTKYDDDKLIERGCLYSCCPHRGYHFLKSQKGKKKSIVGMVGDGVNDGPALVAANIGIAMGAGGTALAVEAADVALMSNNLAKIPELVELGRFCRRVVAQNIAFSVILKLAVGIAALSGKASLLMAVMADVLGLLFVLLNGLRPLWWKVSEKDKNADIESLQ from the exons atgccgtttggaaTGATCAACTCGGCAGCAACACTGAAGCGTGCAATGAAGAAGTTGCTAGAAGATCTAGCCAATGTTGATTTCTACTGGGATGATATACTGGTTCACACCG AATCGTCAATGATGTGTCAGCAATACCACTGTGAGTGCTGCTCAGACGAATTACCCTGGGAATCTTGCGAATGCACCGAGTGTTGTCATGAAGACGATGAAGGAGATACCATTCTACAAAATACACTAAAAACCTCTCTAAAACAGCCGACTGaagtttcttgcttcaaaaaagcaaaatcgGACCCAGTTGTCCCGGAATCGATTCAATTACAAAAGCGTTGTTCTGAGAATAAAACATTGCAGAGCGATACAACTGATCTCTGCAGCCAAACCAAACCAGAAAGTGGTGAGGAGAAACCCCTGAGCAAGGTATCATCGAACGCTGCTTACAGTGGCCTTAACCCGACCCTGAGCACCCCTTCaccaaaagaaaacgaaaaaggcCGAAACGACGGCGACGATACGCCCCTATACAGTCACACCACGACAACACTTCGAGTGCAAAACATATGTTGCCCAATGGAAACTAAAATCATTAAAGAATTACTGCAATCGTTGAAGGGCGTGACATCCATAGCAGTCAACGTAATTGGCCGCGTGGTGTATGTCCGTCACGACCCAAAACTGACGTCACCATCAGAGCTGGTCAGTACACTCAACCAAAAACACCTTGGCGCCAGTATCATGGAAAGTGGATCCAACCAGTCAGATAGCAAGGTCAAGGGTATTCCGCCTTTGCTTTTATCTTTCTTTGTCTACCTTTTCACGCAAACCATTCTTGTGACAATAGCTGTTATAGCATTCTGCGTTAAATCTCCTTGGTATCAGTGGTTAGCCATTGCAGAGATCATATTTGGTATTGTTCCAGTTCTGAAAAAAACATTCGTGTCTTTCAAAAATCTCACAGTTGATATCAACATATTGATGCTTATAGCCATTGCAGGAACTCTAGCAATCGGACAGTGGTTAGAAGGCGCAGCTGTAGTGTACGTATTTTCGCTTGCAGAGGCATTGCAGGATTTCTGTATGCACAAAGTGCAGCGCACTATCTCTGGACTCATGGTCAGGGCACCTCATTTGGCGATATTAGCAAGTTCAGGGGAAAGCGTTCCAGTCGAGGCAGTAACCATAGGAGCAACTATCGCCGTCAGACCGGGTGAGCTCATTCCATTGGATGGTAAAGTGGTAAAAGGTCAAGCTGCAGTCGATGAAAGTTCGGTTTCTGGGGAATCCGTACCTGTTGAGAAAACTGTGGGCTCAAACGTTTTTAGTGgaactgtcaatcaaaatggTTACTTGGAAGTTGAGACTACATCGGACTCGACGTCATCCACGGTCACGAAAATCGCACAACTTATTCAAGAAGCCCAAACAGGTTCAGCGAGGACTGAACTGGCTATTAACCGATTTGCCAAGTACTATACACCGGCTGTGGTCATTTCTGCGGCTCTGGTGGTTGTTATTCCATCTATACTTGGTGCGGCTGGTGTGGGTACGTATGCACAGGAGTTAAAGGAGTGGGGACGAAGAGCACTTGCACTTTTGGTCATAGCTTGCCCATGTGGTTTGGTCATGTCAACCCCGATTGCAGTGGTTTGTGGTATCACTGCGGCTGCACGGAAAGGAGCTCTAATTAAACGGGGGGCTAGTCTTGAGACGCTAGCGGAATTAGAAGTTTTAGCTTTTGACAAAACGGGAACTCTGACTGAAGGAAAGTTTCAAATTGTGGGCATAGAATGTTCGGCTGATGTGCACGAACGAAGTGTTTTGCGGCTAGCTGCCGCTCTTGAAAGCAAGTCCAGTCATCCACTCGCAGCTGCAATAGTGAATGAATTTACTGGTTGCGTCACGGAAATGATCACATTGCAAATATTTAGTCTCCCCGAAGTCTCACGTTTCGAGCTTCACGAAGGGCAAGGCATTTCTGGTGTTGTTGAAAATCATCAAGTGCACATAGGAAACTATGAGTTCCTTCACCAATTTTGTGGCCAAACACTGAACAAATACATGGAAGACCTGTACCTAACGTGGACCAATGAAAGTAAGACAGTAATCTTCGTGTGTGTTGACGACAAGCTTGCAATGATGATTGCTCTTGCAGACATGGTCAGACCGAACAGTTTGGCCACGCTTGATTGGCTGAGTAACCTTCGCATCCGGACAGCCATGGTAACAGGTGACAATTGGCGGACAGCTATGAGCGTGAAAAGTAAACTTGGCCTGGACGAGTGTGTCGCCGAAATGAAGCCACAGGACAAGCTTAGCTGGGTTACACAAAGGCAAGCTGGAATGAAGGACTCAGATGACACGAAGTATGACGACGATAAACTAATCGAACGGGGTTGCTTATACAGTTGCTGTCCACATCGTGGTTACCATTTCTTAAAATCACAAAAAGGTAAGAAGAAGAGTATTGTGGGTATGGTCGGGGATGGTGTCAACGATGGCCCTGCGCTAGTCGCAGCAAATATTGGGATTGCAATGGGCGCCGGAGGAACGGCTTTAGCAGTGGAGGCTGCAGACGTCGCTCTGATGAGCAACAACCTTGCCAAAATACCAGAGCTTGTCGAGCTTGGACGTTTTTGTCGCCGTGTTGTGGCTCAGAACATCGCTTTTTCAGTGATTCTGAAGCTAGCTGTCGGAATTGCAGCGCTTTCTGGGAAGGCCTCCCTCTTGATGGCTGTTATGGCGGATGTGCTTGGTTTATTGTTCGTGCTACTCAATGGCCTCAGACCACTTTGGTGGAAGGTCTCCGAGAAAGATAAGAACGCGGACATTGAAAGTTTGCAATGA
- the LOC138039723 gene encoding uncharacterized protein, with protein MPEESSKKKGTAEKDRKRTRKGSSQTDEEDTSDQHPKHRCKKCLEATNSRLSGIEEKLNTLLAILPELENCKQRITLLEEENKALQTSLENSQAEIEDLRALVDGVNLKQETANTSCERIERELKELHRRHVKLECHSRRGNLKFFGIKERESETNNNTELALREFMRT; from the coding sequence ATGCCTGAAGAATCATCTAAGAAAAAGGGAACCGCGGAAAAGGATAGGAAACGAACAAGAAAGGGAAGCTCGCAAACGGATGAAGAAGACACGTCCGACCAACATCCCAAGCATAGATGCAAGAAGTGCCTCGAAGCTACAAACTCGAGGCTCTCCGGTATTGAAGAGAAACTCAACACGCTATTAGCTATACTGCCAGAGCTGGAAAATTGTAAACAGAGGATTACTCTTcttgaagaagaaaataaagcCCTCCAAACGAGTTTGGAAAACTCGCAAGCAGAGATAGAAGACCTAAGAGCCCTtgttgatggtgttaatcttaAGCAAGAAACAGCTAACACTTCTTGCGAACGCATCGAGCGTGAACTCAAAGAGCTGCACCGCCGACATGTTAAACTCGAATGTCACAGTCGTAGAGGAAACCTGAAGTTCTTTGGAATAAAGGAACGTGAAAGCGAAACAAACAATAACACTGAACTCGCCCTAAGAGAATTCATGCGTACGTAG
- the LOC138039724 gene encoding uncharacterized protein KIAA1958-like produces the protein MASRFAFVSDEQVKEFADNLENENTKKKTLYDVKVFKEYLDACDEKREIEDITPVELQQIIKKFVLAVRKKNGEEYEPSSLRAFVQSIDRHLRKSNYGFSVLNDKEFHEVQDILKKKQKQLKSIGKGNRPNAADPLSDEDIDTFYSRKVLGIHSPRALLNTLWINNCTFFGMRPGKEQRDLCWGDLQLKTDLEGNRFIEFNIERQTKTRTGENPRNIREKKPKMYEDKSNADRCPVNTYLAYKEHRPTSMMTDESPFYLAVNNENPKPGQMWFKCSPLGVNSLRGMLKNMIRDSGLETDKKLVNHSTRKHLVQKLVDNDIPPNEIIQITGHKNVNSLNNYSSLSDKKQQQISAVLSVPAKACQPYLLKRILRRKAFYRVQLREVYFKIAKSQR, from the coding sequence atggcgagcaggtttgcgtTCGTCAGCGACGAACAAGTTAAAGAGTTTGCAGATAATTTggaaaacgagaacacgaagaagaaaacctTGTACGACGTAAAAGTTTTTAAAGAATATCTTGACGCCTGTGACGAGAAAAGGGAAATTGAAGATATTACGCCTGTGGAACTGCAACAAATCATCAAAAAATTTGTTCTTGCTGTGCGAAAGAAAAATGGTGAGGAATACGAACCCTCGTCCCTCAGAGCGTTTGTCCAAAGCATCGATCGGCATCTTCGCAAAAGCAACTATGGATTCTCCGTGCTTAACGACAAGGAATTTCACGAAGTGCAAGATAttctaaagaagaaacaaaagcaGCTGAAATCCATCGGGAAAGGAAACCGGCCTAATGCAGCAGACCCGCTGTCAGATGAAGACATTGACACTTTTTACAGCCGCAAAGTCCTAggaattcactctcctagagcTCTATTAAATACCCTCTGGATTAACAACTGTACATTCTTCGGTATGAGGCCAGGAAAAGAGCAGAGAGACCTTTGCTGGGGCGATTTGCAATTAAAAACAGATTTGGAGGGAAACCGCTTCATCGAGTTTAACattgaaagacaaacaaaaacgcGTACCGGCGAAAACCCTCGAAATATCAGAGAGAAGAAACCTAAAATGTACGAAGACAAGAGTAACGCAGATCGCTGCCCCGTCAACACCTACTTGGCTTACAAAGAGCACCGACCCACAAGCATGATGACCGATGAATCTCCTTTCTATCTTGCGGTTAATAACGAAAACCCGAAACCTGGTCAAATGTGGTTCAAATGCTCTCCGCTTGGAGTCAACTCCTTGAGAGGTATGCTCAAGAACATGATAAGAGATTCGGGCCTAGAAACAGATAAAAAACTTGTAAATCACAGCACAAGAAAGCATTTGGTTCAGAAGCTGGTTGATAATGACATACCGCCAAACGAAATCATTCAGATCACTGGACATAAAAACGTTAACTCTTTAAACAACTACTCATCTTTATCCGACAAGAAGCAGCAGCAGATTTCCGCTGTGTTGTCAGTACCAGCCAAAGCTTGTCAGCCGTATCTATTGAAGAGAATACTAAGGCGGAAAGCTTTTTATCGGGTGCAACTTCGGGaagtttatttcaaaattgcCAAATCGCAACGGTAA